TCCGGGACTCGTGGAATCTGGGTTTCTATTCTCCACGGCTTGCACCTTCCACGTCTCGTGTGTGGTGTCCTCTCCATCCTCGCATCTGTCGTGCTGTTTTACTGTTTTCGGGGGGGAGGAAGTAAGGAAAAGGAGAGAGGGAAAGAGAACATCTTGGCATATCTCGCACGACAGCACGCATGCATCCCAGCGGGTCCAAACAACTGCGTTTCAGCATCATGCATGTGGGGGGTGTTGTGGAGCCATGACGGGCGTGGTCGTTCGTAGCACATTGTGCTTGTGCGACGGTGGACAGCCCGCGCACAACGTCGGGGTGCGCGATGCGTGAGGTCTGAAGCTCGTGGGGATGCCGAATGGATGTAAGCGCGGGGAGTTGATTAGTTGGGATACCCGATGTGCGATGCGGTGTCTGTGTTGCTGACGAGGTTAGTAGCTTGATTTtctgccatgttgatttcaAACGTGTCTATTGCGAGCATGTTGGTTGCTGATGCTATAGACCTATGTTCATGACACTTGACCCGCCGCCAACGTCGATTGCGACTCCCAAGTCGCCTACACCGCCTCAGATCATCAGAGGTTACATTTTGACGCAACGCTTCATAGATGCTTACTGAACAACCTGCCAAAGATGAGTCAGTCATGGTTGCGAAGTTCTTCATCCGAGCTAAACGTACCTTTTCACGCAGCTTGCTTATCCACTGGACAATGCTCTCACCCTGGTCTGCGCGGTCTTCCACGAGTAATGTCTGGGCCCAGAGCTTCAAGCTTGGCTCGCCGTCCTCCTTGATGATGTACAGGCTGGGCTGAACAATGCTTCCGACGCCCTTGCTCTTGTGGTCTCCGGACTTCTCAACGACGGCTCGTACACGCTCGGAGAAATCGTTGTCAATGGCTGGCAGAGAGGCCTTTCCCTGCTTGAGTTGTGTGCGGTCCTCAACACCAAAGACATCGCCAAGCAGAGCTGGCACAGTGTCCCGGCCAACCCACAAGAACTGGTTGACACCATCGTCGAGCAGGTATAGACCATAGGGAACAATTGACTGCGATGTGAGGTTCATCAGCGGAGGCATTGTGATATGGCCAGTAGTAGGATCAGGGATACCAGCATCGTCGGGCATGTCCTGGAGATTGTCAGCTAAGTATGGCAGCGCAAGACACGTCGACTTACATGAAGACTGTAGAAAGCTGGGTAGATGTACTGAACGAGCAGACGCAATGGCAGTGTCGAGAGAAGGTCGAGGGCAGCTGATCGAAGATCGGAGGGAATCTGTGCACTCTTTCGCAGACCGACGTTCTTGATAAGACCCAAGAACAAAATCGGCAGAGCGCGCAGGTTCTGGGGTAACTGGAGACCACCTCCTCCCATGCTGCCACCTGCCAGCTCTTTCCTGTAGGTCTGCAAGATCTCAATGATCTTGCCTTGCAGCGCATCGCGAGCAGCGTCCAATCCACTCGACAGAGCACGCTCAGCAGCCTTGTGGGTGAAGTAGGTAGTGATGGCCTGCGCGTCGGCCGAAGCATATACGTTCGCAAGGTTCTCCGTAGTAGGTACGGCCAGTGTCAAAACCCTGATACGGCGCTGGCCGCTCGAGGTTGTGTGAAGCACAGCAGCTTGGAGACAGGCAAATGGCTTGCTGATTGTCTCGTCAATCGCGACTTCGATCACGACAGCCTGGTCCCTAGGGTAGGCCGGGAAAGCGCACAGATCCGAAGAGCGGTTGAAGAAGTTTCCGTAGAATGCAGACATCCTAAGACCGGTTGTGGCACGCACTCGTAGAACAGCCTCGAGGCCGATCTCTGCAGACAAGTAATCAGCCAACTCCTTGGCAATCTTCATGACGTCTTCCTGCCTGGCAGCATTCCATCCGGGATAGAAGTATGTCTGGCCAGCCGTAAATCGGGGCAGGTTGCTGAGCGTTGCCACGTCCTGGTATTGAGAGGAGAACAGGAACATGTCGACTGAGACCTGATTCTTAGAGCACTCCACAGCAAACGACTTGTACCAGTTGTTTGCTGGTTGCAACAGACTAGCCTCCTTTCCAGTGCCGAGTAGAGACTTGTCTTCTCTAGGTGTCAATGCAGCATGCCCAACGTTAGGGAGCGAAGCGCCAATGACTGTGATCTTTCCTCCAAGAGGCGAGATCAGCTTGTGGGCAGATCGAAGAGCAGAGCCGAGGGCAAATCCAGGAATGTGTGTGTTCTGGAACATTGCAGGCAGGCGGTCAAGAAAGTTCTCAATGTTGTTGCGGCACTGGCTCAGACTGACAAGCAAGTCTGTAGGCATTGGTAGGTATGGCTCATCCAGGTCGGAAACAACAAGCTGGTGGGTATCGTTGTTCTCGCTGCCATCTGGAGGAATAGAGAAGAAGTGCAGGCTTGAGTCCACAGCCATGAAACCAATACGTGTCCTGCCGTCCGCGTTAGGTATCCTTTCGAGCGCCTCTTTGATGACCCGTGAAACGACTGCAAGCAGGCCGCTGTTGACTGATGCTTGTGTGCAGTCCAAGAGGATGTAGTAGCACAGCGGCTGGGGAGGCCGGACCATGTATTCCTGGGGTGCAACGAACTCGGTAACGGCGTAGTTCAGCTCAGGTCTCTGCCATCGATCCACGCTCTTTTGCTGCGCTGCGTCCCAATCAAAGGCTTGAGGAACGTCGTTTGTCAGGTTGCACATGTTGCACCTCCACCTGTGGCCATGGTCGAGGAAGGAAACAAATGGGTTGATGTATGCTCGGCATCGTCGGCAACGACTGATGACCTGGTCGTGAACAACGGGCACAGGGTCTTCCGAATCATGCAAGCTGGCATAAGGGCTGATGACCAGCGCAAATGGCAGCTTACTCTTCTTCAGCAGAGAGTGGTTTGTGGGAATGGTGTTCAGTGTACAGCGCAGGTACTTGCTCGACTCGTTTGCGAATTCGGAGGGCGTGGCAGCGGCGTTAGCAGGAAGGTTGATTGGCGGCGGGGGGTTGTAGAGCTCGGAGACGTGGAAGGGCTGAGCGATCAGGTCCGAGGGAAACAGCTGGTTCTGTGAAGCTGCTGTagcttgctgctgctgctgctgttgctgttgcggCACTGCCTGGCCTTGCTGAGGGCCCAAGCCCATCTGGCCAAACTGCTGGCTGAGCGCATTGGGGTCCTGGGCAGCAGGCTGGCCATAGGAGGGAGCTGCTTGATATCCCGGTACTGGCTGTCCGTATCCTTGTACCGGTGCGGCGCCGTAACCGGGAGCTGGGGCGCCATATCCAGGCGCAGTCGCTCCGTATCCAGGGATAGCTGGCTGAGGGGGAGGAGCTGCTCCACCAGCATTCAATCCAGCATTGGCTCCGAACTCGTACGCGGCGCCCGCATATCTGTCCCTCTTCTTGCGATCCGCCATAGTGAGTGTAGCAGAGCCTCAAGAAATTGGCGAGAGGTCGAGGGAGGCGGCGTCGGAGGGGCAAGCGGTGGTGGTCGAGGCTGTTCGGATACTGAAGTGACGGTCAAGCTCGATCGATGTGTCTTCTTGGGTCGCCGCGCACATTCCGCGCTAATTAGAAGATCCCCGCCAAACCCACGCGCAAGCCATCTTTAAGTACACCACCTCCCTGCAAAACACACATGTGTCCTCGTCTTACTTGGAAGTCTTTGACAATCACAATCTGCTCCAGGCAGCAGCCCTTGCATCCAGGGCTGTCATTGTCTCCAGCCAGCTCTCTCATATCTGCTCAACGTGCCAACATGCGTCCCAGACAAACCTGCTCGGACATGCGTAGTCAAGAAGCACATGCTTGAACTTGATGTAGGGAAACACAAACGCACACCAACATGCAATCAAGTGTAACCAAAAGCAAGCTACACACACGTGAACTAATCAAACAGTCATTCGGAGACGTGTCCATCCCATACATTATACTAGCATTACGGTAATATAGGCAACAGAGCTCTGAGTCTGGGTCTTTTTACAATTAAGCGACATGTTGAAAAGCAGTTGGCTGTGGCTGCGAGGTCATCTCAGTAGCTTGTCGTTGCTCCAACCTCTCCGCTTCGGACACTGGGTATGGGGGCTGACTCCCAGCGTCGGTGCCTTGCACACTCGACTCCGCGTGACGgccatcttctacagtaCCGACATCGTCCTGATACTGTGTAGTATCCTGCGCAAGCGTAGTACCAGCTCCACCAATCGGCGCTCCGGGCATCGCCCCTACACCCAGGTTGCCTGAGTTGGAGTGGATCGGCTCGACATGCAACTCGTAGTTGCGGAGGTCATCTTCAGCGTCGTTGAGCACTTGTCGAGCTTCCTCTGTACCTGCAAAAGGAGGGTGCAAATCTCCAGGAACGACAGGTGTGTCATCGACGAGATTCAGAAGTCGACGGGCATGCTTAGCCAAGATAATTTGCTTCTCAGCACGCTCAATCGTTGCTGCAAAGTGGTGGTCGTATGCCTCCTTGAACTTCTGACGAGTCTGCGTGTAGTCAGTATGCTGCTCCAACTGCATATCTGCTTAATACTTACAATGTTGGTGAGCTGCGCCTCAGCAACCAAGCTCTGCGCTTCTGCACGGACAAGCTCCTGTTCGAGCTGAACAATCTTGGTACTCTGAGGCTCCTTGTACTTGAGTTTGGCGATCTCATCCGAGATCTACGTGAGGGTTAGTAGATTGCGCGCCCGAGCATGCTCAACGTCTGACCTTAGCCTTGTGGTCTCGGCTGGGCTGTACTGAGCTCTCAGTGTTCCGGATCTGCTTCAAGACTCCTCGGTAGTCCTCCAGAGCTTGCGCATAGAGATCCTCTTGCTCTGCAATCTCCGCCATGAGGACACCAAGCTTGTCTGATACCTCGGAGATTGTCTCGTCCTCGGTTGCTTCACCCCACTCGGAGAGTTGCCTTGCGACACCGACACGTTCGCGCGCTGCGACCTCATGGGCGCCAATCACGTGGTTCTCGGTCTTAATGATCTTGTATAGCTTCTTCGAGAGCTCCGGCTGTTGTGTGCCGCGCAGAGATGCCATGGTAAAGCGGTGCTTCGACGGCTGCTTCTCGGAGACACTAGAGGTGCCCTTCTTGGATCGGACGGAAAGTGATCGGTTCCTGACACAGGCAAACCCATGGTTAGCGAACACGCCTGGGAGATTTGGGGCAGCGAAGGACTGGGAGCCCACGGTCCGGATTGTGGACGAACAACGGCCGAAGATGCTATGTCGACAAGTGAGACAATGCAGATGAAGCGTGCGTAATTAAGCCGAGCCATACGAGTGCGGTAGGTTGTGGGGAAATCAAACGGACAAGGGGCTTACATGTTGGATGTTTTCTGCGATTTCTCTCCTTGTGTATTGTTTGCTGTCTGCTCATCGCTGTGGTTAGCACATTGTTGGATTTTAGCGATCGCCTCGCGCAGTAGCTCAAGAGGTTGAAGTTGACGATAAGGCGATCATCTTACCTTTTTGAGAAAACAAGGCGGGTTTTTTGAAACGCTCTGATCTCTGCAGTGCTGGGGTCGGAGTATGAATCTGTTTGAGGTTCGAAGGCGGGAGTTCAGGACGTCACGCAAGCAATCAGTGATGTCATCGCCAATGCAACTCGATAGCTTACCGCCCATGTACCACAAGACATCGCTTCTGCCACATCCACAACGGTGCCGTTCAAGTACAACTGTTTCAAGCAACACAAGCCCGAGTAAAGCGAAACAATCTTTTGCACTCGCGGCTATGATGAAAGAGTCACGACGCTCATATACTCCATACGGGGTGGGTATCGTTGCAGCAGCTTAATAGTTATGCAGGCATTGCAAAGGTGAGTTGGATTGCGTTCGGGGATACCTTTCCTCAGCTATGCTTGCAAAAGGGAGGCTGCCTAGGTGCGTCAGTTGCAGTCGCCTACTCACTGTTCTTAAAGCGCACGTACTGTGAGTGGGCGACTGCGACGGCTGCAGCATG
The window above is part of the Ascochyta rabiei chromosome 1, complete sequence genome. Proteins encoded here:
- a CDS encoding COPII subunit; translated protein: MADRKKRDRYAGAAYEFGANAGLNAGGAAPPPQPAIPGYGATAPGYGAPAPGYGAAPVQGYGQPVPGYQAAPSYGQPAAQDPNALSQQFGQMGLGPQQGQAVPQQQQQQQQQATAASQNQLFPSDLIAQPFHVSELYNPPPPINLPANAAATPSEFANESSKYLRCTLNTIPTNHSLLKKSKLPFALVISPYASLHDSEDPVPVVHDQVISRCRRCRAYINPFVSFLDHGHRWRCNMCNLTNDVPQAFDWDAAQQKSVDRWQRPELNYAVTEFVAPQEYMVRPPQPLCYYILLDCTQASVNSGLLAVVSRVIKEALERIPNADGRTRIGFMAVDSSLHFFSIPPDGSENNDTHQLVVSDLDEPYLPMPTDLLVSLSQCRNNIENFLDRLPAMFQNTHIPGFALGSALRSAHKLISPLGGKITVIGASLPNVGHAALTPREDKSLLGTGKEASLLQPANNWYKSFAVECSKNQVSVDMFLFSSQYQDVATLSNLPRFTAGQTYFYPGWNAARQEDVMKIAKELADYLSAEIGLEAVLRVRATTGLRMSAFYGNFFNRSSDLCAFPAYPRDQAVVIEVAIDETISKPFACLQAAVLHTTSSGQRRIRVLTLAVPTTENLANVYASADAQAITTYFTHKAAERALSSGLDAARDALQGKIIEILQTYRKELAGGSMGGGGLQLPQNLRALPILFLGLIKNVGLRKSAQIPSDLRSAALDLLSTLPLRLLVQYIYPAFYSLHDMPDDAGIPDPTTGHITMPPLMNLTSQSIVPYGLYLLDDGVNQFLWVGRDTVPALLGDVFGVEDRTQLKQGKASLPAIDNDFSERVRAVVEKSGDHKSKGVGSIVQPSLYIIKEDGEPSLKLWAQTLLVEDRADQGESIVQWISKLREKVRLARMKNFATMTDSSLAGCSVSIYEALRQNVTSDDLRRCRRLGSRNRRWRRVKCHEHRSIASATNMLAIDTFEINMAENQATNLVSNTDTASHIGYPN